One Paraburkholderia dioscoreae DNA segment encodes these proteins:
- a CDS encoding formimidoylglutamate deiminase, with the protein MNQSLFAGHAYLPDGWRRNVLLEWDANGTLTAVTPDTSTVPAGVQKAAGPVLPGMPNLHSHAFQRAMAGLTEYRAASGAGATDNFWSWRDLMYRFAARITPEGLASVAQWLYIEMLKAGYTSVCEFHYVHHMPGGERYANQAELAQRVVDAASTSGIGMTMLPVLYQYGGFGSRAPRDDQRRFINTPESLLDLLGTLRAARPESAALRYGVAPHSLRAVSADSLRALLGGIDGTAPVHIHIAEQTAEVDACLETEGARPVQWLLDRFDVDSRWCLVHATHVDTNETLALAKSGAVAGLCLTTEANLGDGIFPAQDYLDAQGRIGVGSDSHIGVDWRAELRLLEYGQRLTRRQRNVLASAQATHVADRLYDAALAGGARATGRAVGALQPGRRADWLVLDADHSNIAEHVPDTWLSGVVFCEHGDTPIRDVYAGGEKVVDNRRHRDEEGAYARYRVALAELLK; encoded by the coding sequence ATGAATCAATCGCTATTCGCCGGGCACGCGTATCTGCCGGATGGCTGGCGCCGCAACGTGCTGCTCGAGTGGGACGCAAACGGCACGCTGACGGCCGTTACGCCTGATACTTCCACGGTGCCCGCCGGCGTGCAAAAAGCCGCCGGTCCGGTATTGCCTGGCATGCCGAATCTTCATTCTCACGCGTTTCAGCGCGCGATGGCCGGCCTCACCGAATATCGCGCTGCCTCCGGCGCGGGCGCCACGGATAATTTCTGGAGCTGGCGCGATCTGATGTATCGCTTCGCCGCGCGCATCACGCCGGAGGGTCTGGCGAGCGTCGCACAGTGGCTGTACATCGAGATGCTGAAGGCGGGCTATACGTCGGTGTGCGAGTTTCACTATGTACATCACATGCCGGGGGGCGAGCGCTATGCGAATCAGGCGGAACTCGCGCAGCGTGTCGTGGATGCGGCATCAACGAGCGGGATCGGCATGACGATGCTGCCGGTGCTGTATCAGTACGGCGGCTTCGGCTCACGTGCGCCGCGTGACGATCAGCGGCGTTTCATCAACACGCCGGAGAGTTTGCTCGATCTGCTCGGCACGTTGCGCGCGGCGCGCCCTGAAAGCGCCGCGTTGCGTTATGGCGTGGCGCCGCATTCGCTGCGCGCGGTTTCCGCGGATTCATTGCGCGCGCTGCTCGGCGGTATCGACGGCACCGCGCCCGTGCATATTCATATTGCCGAACAGACCGCCGAAGTCGACGCGTGCCTCGAAACCGAAGGGGCGCGTCCGGTGCAATGGCTGCTCGATCGGTTCGATGTCGACAGCCGCTGGTGCCTCGTGCATGCCACCCATGTGGATACCAACGAAACGCTGGCGCTCGCGAAGAGCGGCGCCGTCGCCGGCTTGTGCCTGACGACCGAAGCCAATCTCGGCGACGGCATTTTTCCGGCGCAGGACTATCTCGACGCGCAAGGGCGCATTGGCGTGGGCTCGGATAGCCATATCGGCGTCGATTGGCGCGCGGAACTGCGGTTGCTCGAATACGGGCAGCGCCTCACACGGCGGCAGCGCAACGTGCTGGCGTCGGCGCAAGCGACGCATGTCGCCGACCGTCTGTACGACGCCGCGCTGGCAGGCGGCGCGCGCGCGACGGGCCGCGCGGTCGGCGCCTTGCAGCCGGGCCGCCGCGCCGATTGGCTCGTGCTCGACGCGGATCATTCGAACATCGCCGAGCATGTGCCGGACACGTGGCTCTCGGGCGTTGTATTCTGCGAGCATGGCGATACGCCGATTCGCGATGTCTATGCCGGTGGCGAGAAGGTCGTCGACAACCGCCGGCATCGCGATGAAGAGGGCGCGTACGCGCGCTATCGCGTGGCGCTTGCGGAACTGCTCAAATAA
- the hutG gene encoding N-formylglutamate deformylase, translated as MTASNTPPVFSLHQGRLPLLVSIPHLGTQIPADIAATMTPVAQRTDDCDWHLDRLYAFATRMGASVLSPTYARYVIDLNRPPDGANLYPGQDTTGLLPVDTFDKEPLYLDGHLPTEAEVARRRDAYWKPYHEALQGELAALKAKHGRVLLWEAHSIRSHVPRFFEGRLPDFNFGTANGASAVAGLAEEMAAIVERHDGGYSAIANGRFKGGYITREYGQPSQGVHALQLELSQITYMEEHMPYAYDETLAAKVEPLLEALVVNALERVEAA; from the coding sequence ATGACTGCTTCGAATACACCGCCGGTTTTCTCGCTGCATCAGGGACGCCTGCCGCTCCTTGTTTCGATTCCACATCTCGGCACGCAAATTCCCGCCGACATCGCCGCGACCATGACGCCGGTCGCGCAACGCACCGACGATTGCGACTGGCATCTGGATCGTCTCTACGCGTTCGCGACACGCATGGGTGCGTCGGTTCTTTCGCCGACCTACGCGCGTTACGTGATCGACCTGAACCGTCCGCCCGACGGCGCGAACCTCTACCCGGGTCAGGACACGACTGGCCTGTTGCCGGTCGATACCTTCGACAAGGAACCGTTGTATCTCGACGGCCATCTGCCCACCGAGGCCGAAGTCGCGCGTCGTCGCGATGCTTACTGGAAACCGTATCACGAGGCGCTGCAGGGCGAGCTCGCGGCATTGAAAGCGAAACACGGCAGAGTGCTGCTGTGGGAAGCGCATTCGATCCGCTCGCACGTGCCGCGTTTCTTCGAAGGACGTCTGCCCGATTTCAACTTCGGCACGGCCAATGGTGCGAGCGCGGTGGCGGGATTGGCCGAGGAAATGGCCGCTATCGTCGAGCGGCATGACGGCGGCTATTCGGCTATCGCCAACGGCCGCTTCAAGGGCGGGTACATCACGCGCGAGTACGGGCAGCCGTCGCAAGGCGTGCATGCCTTGCAACTCGAACTGTCGCAGATCACGTATATGGAAGAGCACATGCCGTATGCGTATGACGAAACGCTGGCTGCGAAAGTCGAGCCCTTGCTGGAAGCGCTCGTCGTCAATGCATTGGAGCGCGTCGAGGCGGCGTGA